A genomic window from Pagrus major chromosome 23, Pma_NU_1.0 includes:
- the LOC141019218 gene encoding growth hormone secretagogue receptor type 1-like produces MDFWESGDVGSGCEDENCSLASGFAENCSNQDCQWEPEPDFGLIELVCVTVIYILLMLFGLLGNILTILVVWLRPHMRSSTYLYLSSMAVSDLLILLLLPLDVYKLWRPTSWPLGDLVCKLTMFLSECGTFCTILHITFLSLERYLAVCWPIAAKTLLTRRRTRALIGCLWLGAVVSAAPVLVMVRVEEVGGEELGLGGWREDGGWTSREGEQGGFMMDGRERGSGHVVATDGGLKEIHSEEKEKKWIGEKEERRERIDDRKKGDEGGGEEEEEKKEVEGERQNKMKEDEGGGREDGVDEGHGREFYTRECRVTDYAFSSGLLSAMTIVSNLYFLVPFCILGLVYSLIGRTLWLRPQSSRRDQSHRQTVKMLGVIVLAFVLCWLPFHVGRTIFFFTHDASFLYSLSQYFNLVSSVLFYLSAAINPLLYNLMSARYRHAEETRHNGLPEVWWTDWLQA; encoded by the exons ATGGATTTTTGGGAGTCGGGAGACGTGGGCAGTGGCTGTGAAGATGAAAACTGTAGTCTTGCATCGGGCTTCGCGGAAAACTGCTCTAACCAAGATTGCCAATGGGAACCTGAACCTGATTTTGGATTGATTGAGTTAG tgtgtgtgactgtcatTTACATTCTATTGATGCTCTTCGGCCTTCTGGGAAACATACTTACCATTCTGGTGGTTTGGCTCCGACCTCACATGAGAAGCTCTACCTACCTCTACCTGAGCAGCATGGCTGTTAGTGATCTGCTGATACTGCTACTGCTGCCTCTGGATGTATataag CTCTGGAGGCCCACATCCTGGCCCTTGGGAGACCTTGTCTGTAAGCTGACGATGTTCCTCTCAGAGTGCGGCACCTTCTGCACCATCCTCCACATCACCTTTCTCTCCCTGGAGAGGTACCTGGcggtctgctggccaatcgcTGCCAAGACCTTATTGACACGGCGCAGAACCAGGGCTCTCATTGGCTGCCTCTGGCTGGGTGCGGTCGTCAGTGCAGCGCCGGTGTTGGTCATGGTTCGAGTGGAGGAAGTTGGGGGAGAGGAGCTAGGGCTGGGTGGgtggagggaggatggagggtgGACAAGCAGGGAAGGAGAACAGGGAGGATTTATGATGGATGGAAGGGAAAGAGGAAGTGGACATGTGGTCGCAACGGATGGAGGACTAAAGGAAATACATTcggaagaaaaagagaaaaagtggattggagagaaagaggagaggagagaaagaatagatgacagaaaaaaaggagatgagggaggaggtgaggaagaagaagaaaaaaaagaagttgagGGAGAGcggcaaaataaaatgaaagaagatgagggaggaggaagggaagacGGTGTTGATGAAGGTCACGGCAGAGAGTTTTACACTAGAGAGTGCCGCGTTACGGACTACGCTTTCTCCTCTGGCCTGCTGTCAGCCATGACGATTGTCTCCAACCTGTACTTCCTGGTACCCTTCTGCATCCTGGGCCTGGTCTACAGCCTGATCGGACGGACACTGTGGCTTCGTCCACAAAGCAGCCGTAGAGACCAGAGTCACCGGCAAACTGTCAAAATGCTGg gaGTGATTGTCTTGGCGTTTGTCTTGTGCTGGCTGCCCTTCCATGTGGGCcggactatttttttttttacccacgATGCTTCTTTTTTATACTCTCTGTCCCAGTACTTCAATCtggtttcctctgtcctgttcTACCTCAGCGCTGCAATCAATCCCTTATTGTACAACCTGATGTCGGCCAGATATAGACACGCT